The Vicia villosa cultivar HV-30 ecotype Madison, WI linkage group LG1, Vvil1.0, whole genome shotgun sequence genome includes a region encoding these proteins:
- the LOC131610872 gene encoding uncharacterized protein LOC131610872, whose product MLMNFYEVLEVLITKGVGGIDRRSIKGGTFSLCSLRFRATSRDRWSIVVHFLNWIVLMKFRLVRNLNMVVVARLIKEQHGLENNIGKFDSIDRIVAEMKG is encoded by the exons ATGTTGATGAATTTCTATGAGGTACTTGAAGTACTGATAACAAAAGGAGTAGGCGGCATTGATCGTCGAAGTATCAAAG GTGGTACATTTTCTCTCTGTTCATTGAGGTTCCGAGCTACATCAAGAGATAGGTGGTCAATAGTGGTTCATTTTCTGAACTGGATTGTTCTAATGAAATTTCGTTTAGTTCGAAACTTAAACATGGTGGTCGTAGCGAGACTAATAAAAGAACAACATGGACTGGAGAATAACATAG gtaagtttgattctatcGATAGGATTGTGGCTGAAATGAAAGGATGA
- the LOC131643364 gene encoding uncharacterized protein LOC131643364, with amino-acid sequence MEKKQGFFSALKEEVVRGLSPSRSRSRSTSPARTGSPMSGLFTRKKHQPNHNPDARSGGLRPLGETLTPLIEGPDSENGDLKRIGSGLGNWMKDQLSRAPSVSYKRSDLRLLLGVMAAPLAPFHVCSTDPLPHLSIKDTPIETSSAQYILQQYIAASGGQKLQSSIRNAYAMGKVKMVASEFETATRVVKNRNASRCAESGGFVLWQMNPDMWYVELSVGGSKVHAGCNGKLVWRHTPWLGAHTAKGPVRPLRRALQGLDPRTTASMFADARCIGEKNINGEDCFILKLCTDPETLKARSEGPAEIIRHVLFGYFSQKTGLLVHIEDSHLTRIQSNGGDAVYWETTINSFLDDYRPVEGIMIAHSGHSVVTLFRFGEMAMSHTKTKMEEAWTIEEVAFNVPGLSLDCFIPPADLKTGSVSEACELPQDERGKNSLGGVHRTKVVALEKSHECSIDKMMWKMEI; translated from the exons ATGGAAAAGAAACAGGGTTTTTTCTCTGCGCTCAAAGAAGAAGTAGTTCGCGGCCTTTCACCTTCTCGTTCTCGCTCCCGGTCCACCAGTCCCGCCCGAACCGGTTCACCCATGTCCGGTCTATTCaccagaaagaaacaccaaccgAACCACAACCCGGACGCAAGATCCGGGGGTTTAAGGCCGTTAGGGGAGACCCTAACGCCGTTAATTGAAGGACCCGATTCAGAAAACGGGGATCTAAAGCGAATCGGGTCGGGTCTCGGTAACTGGATGAAGGATCAACTCTCTCGTGCTCCTTCCGTTTCGTATAAGAGGTCTGATCTGAGACTTCTGCTCGGTGTAATGGCTGCTCCATTGGCTCCGTTTCATGTTTGCTCCACTGACCCGCTTCCTCATCTCAGCATCAAGGATACTCCAATC GAAACATCGTCTGCCCAGTATATATTGCAGCAATACATAGCGGCGTCTGGAGGGCAGAAATTGCAGAGCTCGATACGAAATGCGTATGCTATGGGGAAGGTTAAAATGGTGGCTTCTGAATTTGAAACTGCGACTAGGGTGGTTAAGAATCGGAATGCTTCTAGGTGTGCGGAGTCTGGTGGGTTTGTGCTATGGCAGATGAATCCTGATATGTGGTATGTTGAGCTTTCTGTTGGGGGAAGTAAGGTTCATGCGGGATGCAATGGGAAGCTTGTTTGGAGGCATACTCCTTGGCTTGGTGCTCATACCGCAAAGGGACCTGTTAGGCCTTTGCGCCGCGCACTTCAG GGGCTTGATCCCAGAACCACTGCCAGCATGTTTGCTGATGCCAGATGCATTGGAGAGAAGAATATCAATGGAGAAGATTGCTTCATTCTTAAGCTCTGTACTGATCCAGAAACATTGAAGGCTCGGAGCGAGGGTCCTGCTGAGATTATAAGACATGTCTTATTTGGCTACTTTAGCCAGAAAACTGGACTTCTGGTTCATATAGAGGATTCTCATCTGACCCGCATCCAATCTAATGGAGGTGATGCGGTTTATTGGGAAACTACCATCAATTCATTCCTTGATGATTACAGGCCTGTGGAGGGGATTATGATTGCGCACTCCGGGCATTCTGTAGTTACTCTTTTCAGGTTTGGGGAGATGGCCATGAGCCATACCAAAACGAAAATGGAAGAAGCCTGGACAATTGAAGAGGTTGCATTCAATGTTCCAGGTCTCTCGTTAGATTGCTTCATTCCCCCAGCCGATTTGAAGACAGGCTCTGTCAGTGAAGCTTGTGAACTTCCTCAGGATGAAAGAGGAAAGAACTCACTTGGAGGAGTACATCGGACCAAAGTTGTTGCACTGGAGAAATCACACGAGTGCAGCATTGACAAGATGATGTGGAAGATGGAAATCTAA